In a single window of the Neoarius graeffei isolate fNeoGra1 chromosome 28, fNeoGra1.pri, whole genome shotgun sequence genome:
- the her1 gene encoding hairy-related 1, producing the protein MEDIPIHNVLKPVIEKKRRDRINQRLDELRTLLLDNTLDSRLQNPKLEKAEILELTVEYIRKKATNAKENAAGCNRDPGDCVAPVLTAGRPHVPIAGLHDGPNIHAHAPTNPLYTAGFQECITRLTGFIECVDLSQRENFIQGLRHHLQSHTNALSQVRGHGQTHAWIGGDVRASAEPFSFASGLYPNSFVLHHPYPSPPYSLSPPPSPCYSSSSPKYLSVPCHFHFPPSISPPSDSSSSSSSFKASTPAVSVSLAPATQAPPRPLTPHCISAQQTLRRELFPSHTHAIWRPW; encoded by the exons ATGGAAGATATTCCCATTCACAAC GTCCTGAAGCCGGTGATAGAGAAGAAGAGGAGAGATCGGATTAATCAGCGTTTAGATGAACTGAGAACTCTCCTTCTGGACAACACACTGGACTCG AGATTACAAAACCCTAAACTGGAAAAAGCAGAGATTTTGGAACTCACTGTGGAGTACATCAGGAAAAAAGCCACAAATGCAAAAGAAAATGCTG CAGGTTGTAACAGAGACCCGGGCGACTGTGTCGCCCCTGTGCTGACTGCCGGGAGACCCCATGTGCCCATCGCAGGGCTCCATGATGGCCCTAATATCCACGCTCATGCCCCCACCAACCCGCTCTACACAGCCGGCTTCCAGGAGTGCATCACTCGCCTGACCGGCTTCATTGAGTGTGTCGATCTGTCGCAGCGGGAGAACTTCATCCAAGGCCTTCGCCATCACCTGCAGTCACACACCAATGCCCTTTCGCAGGTCAGAGGTCATGGGCAGACTCATGCGTGGATCGGGGGTGATGTCCGAGCGAGTGCTGAGCCCTTCTCATTTGCTAGCGGGCTGTATCCCAATTCATTTGTCCTGCATCACCCATATCCATCTCCTCCATACTCGCTATCTCCTCCTCCTTCACCCTGctactcctcctcctctccaAAGTACCTCTCTGTCCCCTGCCACTTCCACTTCCCTCCGTCCATCTCTCCTCCGTCCGactcctcctcatcctcctcgTCTTTCAAGGCGTCCACGCCAGCGGTCTCAGTGAGCTTAGCACCAGCGACCCAGGCTCCTCCACGACCTCTGACCCCTCACTGCATCTCTGCCCAGCAGACTCTGAGGCGAGAGCTCTTCCCGAGTCACACACATGCCATCTGGAGGCCgtggtga
- the mepcea gene encoding 7SK snRNA methylphosphate capping enzyme: MIEMSVNKETVLLSDQPAYVSLPRQQPELSGNGAENPQQSAEMITLTKKDGLCSLAKENGNTTAISDNGVIVPDSVTQNLDGVQNPKPHQQRPNKRRSTISGGFKHPVFGKRRRRANSETESVLPTNFLLGGNIFDPLNLNSLLDEEVNRALNAETPKSSPLPAKSRDPVEILIPRDITDPLNLNGCTRGDAGIVLTPFKSGGGRRRHRNRHHGGIAARGGVGRGRDCVVGGTGSVDGVGVVEGVSVELNQSEGCLNSESECTLASSGINLQNSPDSKAVLKDEATESNVPPKQEVCEEKDSTQTPVTHALHRQRKRKRSSSRSENSSGPCLDKNRTSGSESAQQHPPSQRGQQRNNHKPDPRNCNQQKPNQQQKKKFQYGNYNQYYGYRNPGAVEDVRIRAFKPEWFQGKEVLDLGCNTGHLTLTIARNWRPACIVGLDIDGALIHAAKQNIRHYLSEVHTLQVRKERNEDETSSEKLEKMSEKKRGDGDEKETKSEEMREKDGSEHGENEVFRVGGSLSPNGSRLFPVSLCISRGPIAAPPLPDTPTLPPGNFPSNVTFVRGNYVLDSDMLLETQREEFDVILCLSITKWVHLNWGDVGLRRFFHRAYRHLRPGGLFILEPQPWNSYSKRKKLTETIYKNYFSIQLKPEQFSSFLTSEVGFSSYELLGTPNSSSRGFQRPIYLFHKGPAPQK; the protein is encoded by the exons ATGATAGAAATGTCTGTTAATAAAGAGACTGTTTTACTGAGTGACCAGCCAGCATACGTGTCTTTACCACGACAGCAGCCAGAACTTTCCGGAAACGGTGCTGAAAATCCTCAGCAGTCTGCTGAAATGATAACTCTCACCAAGAAAGATGGCCTTTGTAGCCTTGCTAAGGAAAATGGAAACACAACAGCCATCAGTGACAATGGAGTCATCGTGCCAGACTCCGTGACGCAAAACCTAGATGGTGTCCAGAATCCTAAACCCCATCAGCAGAGACCGAACAAACGTCGGAGTACGATAAGTGGCGGATTTAAGCATCCTGTGTTCGGGAAACGTCGCCGTCGTGCCAACTCGGAGACTGAGTCTGTCCTGCCCACCAACTTTCTACTGGGTGGGAACATCTTTGATCCACTCAACCTCAACAGCTTATTGGATGAAGAAGTGAACCGGGCTTTAAATGCAGAGACGCCCAAGTCCTCTCCGCTTCCGGCAAAAAGCCGGGATCCGGTCGAGATCCTGATTCCGAGGGACATCACGGACCCACTGAACCTGAACGGTTGCACCAGAGGGGACGCGGGCATCGTGCTTACTCCTTTTAAAAGTGGCGGTGGACGGAGGAGACACCGGAACAGGCATCATGGAGGAATAGCAGCAAGAGGTGGTGTGGGAAGAGGAAGAGACTGCGTAGTAGGAGGAACAGGAAGTGTAGATGGTGTAGGAGTTGTTGAAGGGGTGTCCGTGGAGCTCAACCAATCAGAAGGGTGCTTAAATTCAGAATCTGAGTGCACATTAGCATCCTCAGGGATTAATCTTCAGAACAGCCCAGACTCCAAAGCTGTCCTAAAAGATGAAGCAACAGAGTCCAACGTTCcaccaaaacaggaagtttgtgaGGAAAAAGACAGCACACAGACGCCTGTGACGCACGCATTGCACCGACAACGCAAACGGAAGCGCAGCAGCAGCAGATCCGAGAATTCCAGTGGACCATGTTTGGATAAGAACCGAACGTCTGGGTCAGAATCAGCACAGCAACATCCTCCCAGTCAGAGGGGGCAGCAGAGGAACAACCACAAACCAGACCCGAGAAACTGCAATCAGCAAAAACCAAACCAGCAGCAGAAAAAGAAGTTTCAGTACGGGAACTATAATCAGTACTATGGTTACAGGAACCCGGGTGCGGTCGAGGATGTTCGGATCCGTGCCTTTAAACCAGAATGGTTCCAAGGGAAGGAAGTCCTGGATTTAGGCTGTAACACTGGTCACTTGACACTTACTATTGCTAGAAACTGGCGGCCGGCATGCATCGTGGGCTTAGATATAGACGGTGCGCTGATCCACGCAGCGAAACAAAACATCCGGCATTATCTCTCGGAAGTGCACACGCTCCAGGTGAGGAAAGAGCGGAACGAGGATGAGACCTCGAGCGAGAAGCTTGAAAAGATGTCGGAGAAAAAGAGAGGAGATGGAGATGAAAAGGAAACCAAATCTGAAGAGATGAGAGAAAAAGATGGATCAGAGCATGGAGAGAATGAGGTGTTCCGGGTCGGAGGATCCTTATCGCCCAATGGGAGTCGCTTATTTCCTGTTTCTCTCTGCATCTCCCGAGGACCAATCGCTGCTCCTCCTCTTCCTGACACGCCCACACTTCCTCCTGGGAATTTTCCCTCCAATGTCACGTTTGTCAGG gggaaCTATGTGTTGGACAGTGACATGTTGTTGGAGACTCAGCGTGAGGAGTTTGATGTGATTCTGTGTCTGAGTATCACAAAGTGGGTTCACCTGAACTGGGGTGACGTCGGACTCCGTCGTTTCTTCCACCGTGCGTATCGTCACCTTCGCCCCGGCGGCCTCTTTATCCTCGAACCCCAGCCCTGGAACTCCTACAGCAAGAGGAAGAAGCTCACG GAGACGATCTATAAAAACTATTTCAGCATCCAGCTGAAGCCGGAGCAGTTCTCTTCCTTCCTGACAAGTGAGGTGGGGTTCTCCAGCTACGAGCTCCTCGGAACTCCGAACAGTTCATCACGAG GTTTTCAGAGACCGATCTATCTGTTTCACAAAGGCCCTGCTCCTCAAAAGTGA